TTGATTTGGAATAGAGTTCCTCGAATGCTAGTACAATTGCaggtttgaattatttttttagcACTGGTTTTTAGAAATACAAATTTCCTACAAATTTAATACTTATTTCTATTGTGACATAGTTGTTTCTGCTGGAAAATCAGTCTATACAAATTATCTATAATAATACTACAATCTCATATGAATCATACAACTACTGAATTAAAGTTCGTTTACACTGTAATTTTTTTGTAACAAAGAAACTACAATTATATATACAATATTGATTCAAATTTTAAACATCTGAATGTACAGAAGTTTAATGTACAATacttttaaatgaatgtaggtacTTCTGATTATGGTAATAGTAATCTCATACAATTATCAAGCTATTCTAACATATTTACGGATGTGTGAGTAATAGTCAAGCTGATTGATATGCTAACGTCCCCGGACATTGTAGAGTATGAAAGTATAATTATAACGGAGCATACGCCAAAAAATTGAAGATGGGCAAGTTTACCCAGACAAGCAAACAATTGTCAATGCAATGAAGCACTATGCTATCATGAATAAGTTTCAGTTTAGGGTGAAAAGGTCCAGTGCAACAAGGTACGAAATACATTGTTGTCTTTATCCGTCTCCCAAAATATATTGTTTATATATTATagattttatgtatatatattatgtttaGATACTGTTATTATACTTCAAAATCCCCTTGTATTCATGATAAATATTGCATAACATTGTCATTATTTTAATTCTGTAGCTATTGCCTCATATGTGTTGGTGAAAATTGCACATGGCACTTTAAGTCCACAAACATAAATCAATTATCATTTTTTAAGGTTAGAAAATTCAACAACATGCACACATGATCCTTGATGGACAATACATTTATACAACGTAAACCTACTGCCATGGTAGTTGGCAGCATTGTCATGCCAAAATATGTAGATCCTAAGACAATATACACACCAAAATAAATACAAATAGACATTGTCAGAATATGGTGTGAACTTAACGTACATGCAAGCTTGGCGAGCAAAGAAAAAAGCTATGCAATTTTTGAGAGGTCATCATGCTGAATCATACAGTCCCCTACCGAGTTACTTGTACATTTTGGAGAAGACTTATCCAGGCTCGGTAGTAAAATTGCAAAAGACTGTAGATGAATGTTTCCTGTATGCTTTAGTTGCTCTTAATATATCCATAAGGGGTTGGGAGTATTGTAGGCCAATTGTAATCGTTGATGGCACCTTCTTAAAATCGGCATATAGAGGAACCATGCTAACAGCTAGCACAAGGGATGCAACATGTACATCTTACTCACAGTTAGTATTCTATTTAATACATGTAGATTAATTGTATATTTGTTGAATTCAAGCTGTTTCATAAATATAGATTtattgtttttatgttatttactgaattgaaATTATTGTTTTAATGTTATGTGACAGGTAGCATATTACCACTTGCTTATGCGATTGTTGATTCAGAAAATGACGCATATTGGAGATAATTTTTTGAGCAGTTCAAACATGCATATGGTGAAAAATCTAATAAGTGTGTTGCGTCAGACAGAAATGAGAGTATATTGAAGGCAACTACAACGGTTTTTAACAACATCCCACATTATACTTGCATGTGGTatatttggacaaatataaggTCAAAGTTCAAGAAAGGTCATCTAAAATTAAATGAATTGTAATTTGCCATTGCACGATCTTACACTCTTGATGAGTTTAATAAAtaatgtcaaagattgaagagatCGAAATATGTGTAAAAGAATACCTTTGCGATATTGATTATCATAAATTTTCTCGGGTACATGCAATAGAAAATAAAACATGGACGATGACATCAAATATTACAGAATCCTTGAATGCAGTAaacaaagatgcaagtgagctGCCCATAGTTTAACTATTAGATTAGATGAGGACACTTCTTGAACGATGGGATAATGAAAAATTATTTAATGCAAAGGGTACGTTCACCTTCCTTGAGAAAAAAATACCACAAAGAGGTGCAAGACAACATGACTTTATCCCAGAAGATGAGAGTAAGTTATGGTCCATATAATAAGATGATTGATttaatgcaaatgtaattattttgtttttattgaCTGTCGATAACTTATCAGTTTTGTCATAAAATTgtaggtgagggcttcaacaTATTATATTTATACGGTGATAGATGGTGTCAAACGCTTCACTGTTTgtattaaagaagaaaaatgtaGTTGTGGACAATTCCAACCAGATGAACTACCTTGTCCACATACTTTGACAATTTTGAGGCACAGAAACGAGTCTTATGAAACGTACTGCTCTCATTATTACATAAAGGAGAGCCTTCTCATGGAATATGAAATAACAGTCGGCCCTCTATCAGATGAGAGCAAATGGGATCCACAACATATAGCAAAAGAAGTTGTCCTGTCACCAACTGGAAGAAAAGGGCACCAGAGAGACCTTAATAACAAATATACAAAACACATGATGAAAAAAGGTAAAGAAGTATAAGATTTCATGTCGCAACTACGGACTAGAGGGGCATAACCAGATGTCTTGTAAGAATAttccaaaaaggaaataagaattGTTGAAGTTTAAGAAATACTTCTTTTTACCGAGTACTATTGATGTAATAAGATGAGCTTTAAGCAATATTAAGTTGTATTTGTTCTCTGCTGGACGTATTGGTTGCACTATAATTGTGGAGCAAAATTGTTTAAAGTTTGTTTGTTCAAATGGATGTTTGAAAGCAGATTTTTACTCCAAAAATGCAATAGGTTTGCAATTATGTTAGTACATATTAATTACTTTgttaattttacaattttaagCTTATGTTTAAAAGACTGCTAAATGTGTAGTTGTATTGTACCAACAGGGCCTTATGTAAataaaatgtatatattttgtcaCGAAATTGTTTATTGATGGGACAACATGCTAAAAGTTAGTTGTattatatttgtgcttaaaaTGTACTGTAATTGGAAAACTAaatgttttaaaattttcaatttaaatatCCTTTATGGTAAAAATTTATTATGTATGATCATATAGGCATTACAAACAGacaaaaaatatacaaaggaTGTAATGCCATAAAAATAGTATCATTAAGGAGATCAAGTACTAATAACTTATAACAaaaacaatatttcacaaatgttTTGCTATACAACtgggagaaatctggccaaaggtgcaaaaaacaaatgaaaaacagTTTTACTACAATTCAGTTACAACTGAATAAATTATCTACAATCCACCTAATGGGTTAGctaactaattttttttgttCCGGAATCTTATTCGCTCCCTCACTGCTAGTGCACCTCTTATTCTTGCTAATCTTCCAGTAACCTCACTTTCACTGATTGCACCAAGCTCTGCTTCTTTCTATCATAATCCCAAAGAAGCGCTTCGTACGTCTACGGTATTGATTAATATCAGAAAGCTCTTCCTTTGGAATCAACAGTTGTCCAAGAATGACATATTCTGCAAAAGCCGcaatgtgcaaaaataaaaaatgaggaaGGCTTTAGCAATTGGTGTAAAATGGAATTGGGAAAAGATGATGTGATGAcacgataggtcattttgagatttagcaTCTATTTCCATGTTCCGAGACCTTGATTAGCTCCGTTTAGCATTTTTCGTTCGCATGCACTGTCCATGTCTTATTCCGAAAATACTTTATGtggcaaattgaagaaaatgtgaatttttgccttaaaaatggTTTGAGTTGACTACGATCAAAAGTTTATGTAAATGGACTCGGATCACTATTTTGACGATCCCGTtcggtccgtatcgtgatttgggacttaaacGTATGCCCGGAATAGAATTTGAAAGTCCCTAACTTGTCTCATTTTGCCAAAAACTAGCATTTTTTACAGTTGAAAAACTACTAAGTTTGACCATAAGTTGACTTTTTAGCTAAAGGGTtcggattttgatgttaaaacttgaaataattttgtattgctatttgaaacttgtacgcaaaatttggttcaattcgaaaatgattttgacatgattcggacgcttAAATGTGATTATAGTGTTCTTGAGTTTTACCTTGAAATAT
This DNA window, taken from Nicotiana tabacum cultivar K326 chromosome 15, ASM71507v2, whole genome shotgun sequence, encodes the following:
- the LOC142169608 gene encoding uncharacterized protein LOC142169608, which codes for MQAWRAKKKAMQFLRGHHAESYSPLPSYLYILEKTYPGSVVKLQKTVDECFLYALVALNISIRGWEYCRPIVIVDGTFLKSAYRGTMLTASTRDATCSILPLAYAIVDSENDAYWR
- the LOC142169609 gene encoding uncharacterized protein LOC142169609, encoding MTLSQKMRVRASTYYIYTVIDGVKRFTVCIKEEKCSCGQFQPDELPCPHTLTILRHRNESYETYCSHYYIKESLLMEYEITVGPLSDESKWDPQHIAKEVVLSPTGRKGHQRDLNNKYTKHMMKKGKEV